A genomic segment from Candidatus Viadribacter manganicus encodes:
- a CDS encoding thiolase family protein — MTSGVYIIGAAMTAFGKRLNDSVKSLTAEAVRGALADAGVEAGAIEAAWFSNTRQPMLEGQNTVRGEIALRPLGITGVPVANIENACASGSTALLQAVNAIRAGMAQVALVVGAEKMVFPDQPERVAAAFAGGADVHDREGVLAYIERMGGEAPGPGRSLFMDLYAAQARAHMTRFGTAQEDFARIAVKNHTHGARNELAQYRTPFTLEQVLADKPVVYPFTRAMCAPVSDGAAALVVCGKAGLRKIGSRRAVRVRACVLRSASERAAEDYANHIGRRTALAAYEAACVSADDIDLAEVHDATAYAELQQIENLGLATSGEVGARLRAGDFALGGRTPVNPSGGLLAKGHPVGATGIAQLFELTTQLRGEAGARQVGGARMAVAENGGGFLGVEEAATVVTVLERA; from the coding sequence ATGACTAGCGGCGTTTACATCATTGGCGCCGCCATGACCGCTTTCGGCAAGCGACTGAATGACAGCGTGAAGTCATTAACAGCGGAAGCGGTTCGCGGGGCGCTCGCCGATGCTGGCGTCGAAGCTGGCGCAATCGAAGCGGCATGGTTCTCGAACACGCGTCAGCCCATGCTGGAGGGCCAAAACACCGTGCGCGGCGAGATCGCGCTGCGGCCGCTCGGCATTACCGGCGTGCCAGTTGCGAATATAGAGAATGCGTGCGCTTCTGGTTCGACTGCCCTCTTACAGGCGGTGAATGCCATACGCGCCGGCATGGCGCAGGTAGCGCTCGTCGTAGGCGCTGAGAAGATGGTGTTCCCCGATCAGCCTGAGCGTGTGGCGGCGGCATTTGCGGGCGGCGCCGACGTCCACGACCGCGAAGGGGTGCTGGCGTATATAGAGCGCATGGGCGGAGAGGCGCCTGGACCGGGACGCAGCTTGTTCATGGACCTCTATGCTGCGCAGGCGCGTGCGCACATGACGCGCTTTGGCACGGCGCAGGAAGATTTCGCGCGTATCGCTGTGAAGAACCATACTCATGGCGCCAGGAACGAATTGGCGCAGTATCGAACGCCGTTCACCCTCGAACAGGTGCTTGCGGATAAGCCGGTCGTCTACCCGTTCACCCGCGCCATGTGTGCGCCGGTGAGCGATGGCGCTGCCGCGCTTGTCGTGTGCGGCAAGGCTGGCTTGCGGAAGATCGGCTCCCGGCGCGCGGTGCGGGTGCGTGCTTGCGTTTTGCGGAGCGCCTCAGAGCGCGCCGCTGAGGACTACGCCAACCATATTGGACGGCGCACTGCGCTCGCTGCGTACGAAGCAGCCTGTGTTTCCGCCGACGATATCGACCTGGCGGAGGTGCATGACGCCACCGCTTATGCCGAGCTGCAGCAGATCGAAAACTTGGGATTGGCAACGTCGGGTGAGGTTGGCGCGAGGTTGCGCGCTGGCGATTTTGCTCTTGGTGGGCGGACGCCGGTCAATCCGTCTGGCGGCTTGTTGGCGAAGGGACATCCCGTTGGCGCCACCGGCATCGCGCAGCTTTTCGAACTGACCACACAATTGCGCGGCGAAGCGGGCGCTAGACAAGTCGGCGGCGCGCGGATGGCGGTCGCGGAAAACGGCGGTGGCTTTCTCGGTGTTGAAGAGGCCGCGACTGTCGTCACCGTGCTGGAGCGTGCGTGA